In Aedes albopictus strain Foshan chromosome 3, AalbF5, whole genome shotgun sequence, the following are encoded in one genomic region:
- the LOC109424074 gene encoding ATP-binding cassette sub-family C member 4, translating to MESIRRKLATNPRENANILSVLTFWWTIDLFKKGYTKVLELQDLFKPLEVDKSETLGDRLETKWFAQQSGPGRPSLIKAIFKTFWWEYTILGFICVVNDIFIRLAQPIFLGWLLQYFRKDTDVTRESALYYAGAIVLLNALSVITINQYILGSFQNGMKVRIAVCSVIYRKALRLSRTALGDTAPGKVVNLLSNDVNRFDIVSVFLHSMWSAPLLTIIVGVLLYMEIGVAGLIGMIVIFIVTPIQAYTGKLTSRFRLQTALRTDERIRLMDEIISGIQVIKMYAWEKPFAKLIKLARRLELKIVKKSSYVRGLYMTFLLFTTRMALFCTMMAMVLLGNDLTAAKVFVVSTYFGILANTMSAMFVRGIAEIAEAMVAMKRLQRFLEYAEKEGESEGEAKQRLLKDFEPNGDVSEKQKLIESDTQLPPKVAISMKNVTARWGAVKRQDLPGSKPDAKNGSAPVPKIVDTVRKMDEEDESWKTATLSNINVDFRKGILIGIIGPVGAGKSSLLQAMLKELPLESGSIVSKGKFAYVSQEPWVFAGTVRQNILFGQPMEKDRYDSVVQACALLRDFEQLPHGDKTIIGERGAALSGGQKARISLARAVYRRADIFLMDDPLSAVDAHVGRHLFDICIGPRGRLGKLKTTRILVTHQVHFLKEADWVIVMNEGKITIQGTPYDLSQNGIDFVELLEKLEEEAGDGESSIMTSDRRSRRGSRASSRSIASSQHSLEDLAEDEQHEKREKDKSKSPEADQNMEMSSKGTVQGSVLLNYVRCGANPVILLGLLILFLGTQLAASGADFWVAFWTSQEEQRIFLRQNNTDHSEPIERANNSSILEEALSEIDSSNGSLRSTEFCMTVHGALVISIFLIAISRSISFYRTSVRASQNLHDSMFKGCVSTSMRFYDTNPSGRILNRFSKDMGSVDELLPKAILDATQIILNMIGTIIVTVVVNPMFLIPLAFLGVIFIYLRKIYLKTSKNVKRLEGITRSPVFSHLAASLAGLPTIRAFAAQNELIKEFDSHQDIHTAAFYMFITSSTAFGFALDLLCLIFVLIVVFSFLVLDTNILGDRVGLAITQAMALTGMMQWGIRQSAEVANFMMSVERLLEYRDLQPEKQPDPPRILNKGWPEAGRILFKNVSYRYFEGGNLVLKNLNFEINPMEKIGIVGRTGAGKSSLIGALFRLAQVEGDILIDGVNTGEISLENLRSKISIIPQDPVLFSGTLRRNLDPFEDFPDTDLWNALEQVELKEIANGPLGLQMAVAAGGSNFSVGQRQLICLARAILRSNRVLVLDEATANVDPNTDRLIQETIRIKFANCTVLTIAHRLNTIMDSDRVLVMDAGESIEFGTPHDLLQMPVGVFKEMVLATGPSESERLIQIAKQKHDEIEASG from the exons AAAATGGTTCGCACAACAGTCCGGCCCGGGACGGCCTTCGCTCATCAAGGCCATCTTCAAAACCTTCTGGTGGGAGTACACCATCCTTGGGTTCATCTGCGTCGTCAACGACATCTTCATCCGGCTGGCTCAGCCGATTTTCCTTGGTTGGCTGCTGCAGTATTTCAG GAAAGATACCGATGTGACACGCGAAAGTGCGCTGTACTACGCAGGCGCAATCGTCCTACTGAATGCACTGAGTGTGATAACTATCAACCAGTACATTCTGGGCAGTTTCCAGAACGGGATGAAAGTGCGAATCGCCGTATGCAGTGTGATCTACCGGAAGGCACTGCGGTTGTCTCGGACGGCCTTGGGAGACACGGCACCCGGTAAGGTGGTAAACTTGCTGTCCAACGACGTCAACCGGTTCGACATTGTGTCGGTGTTCCTGCATTCGATGTGGTCTGCTCCGCTGTTGACCATCATCGTCGGGGTGTTGCTGTACATGGAAATCGGAGTGGCAGGGTTGATCGGGATGATTGTGATCTTCATAGTGACCCCGATTCAGGCCTATACGGGCAAGTTGACGTCCCGGTTTCGACTGCAGACGGCGCTGAGAACAGACGAGCGTATCCGGTTGATGGACGAGATTATATCCGGGATCCAGGTTATTAAGATGTACGCGTGGGAGAAGCCGTTTGCGAAGCTGATCAAGCTGGCTAGAAGGCTGGAACTGAAGATTGTGAAGAAGAGTTCTTATGTTCGGGGGTTGTACATGACGTTTCTGCTGTTCACGACCAGAATGGCGCTGTTCTGTACGATGATGGCAATGGTTTTGCTAGGAAACGATCTAACGGCTGCCAAGGTATTTGTTGTTTCGACGTATTTCGGAATCTTGGCCAACACGATGTCCGCTATGTTTGTGAGAGGAATTGCGGAAATCGCAGAGGCGATGGTCGCCATGAAGCGTTTGCAGCGTTTCCTCGAGTATGCGGAGAAGGAAGGAGAAAGCGAGGGAGAAGCCAAGCAGAGGCTGCTTAAAGATTTCGAACCCAATGGAGACGTTTCCGAGAAACAGAAGCTGATCGAATCGGATACACAGCTGCCACCGAAAGTGGCGATTTCGATGAAGAATGTTACGGCTCGATGGGGAGCTGTTAAGCGCCAGGACTTGCCTGGATCTAAGCCCGATGCCAAAAATGGATCCGCACCAGTGCCGAAAATTGTCGATACGGTGAGGAAAATGGACGAGGAGGATGAATCTTGGAAGACTGCTACGTTGTCGAACATTAACGTAGATTTCAGAAAAGGCATTTTGATAGGAATAATTGGACCGGTAGGAGCGGGCAAATCGTCTTTATTGCAAGCTATGCTGAAGGAACTGCCATTAGAATCGGGATCAATTGTCAGCAAAGGAAAGTTTGCATACGTTAGTCAAGAACCGTGGGTCTTTGCCGGAACGGTACGACAGAACATTCTGTTTGGTCAACCGATGGAGAAGGATCGATACGATTCCGTTGTGCAGGCTTGCGCTCTACTGAGAGATTTCGAACAGCTACCGCATGGTGATAAGACAATCATAGGAGAACGTGGAGCAGCGCTTTCCGGGGGACAGAAAGCAAGAATAAGTTTAGCTAGGGCTGTGTATCGAAGAGCCGACATATTCCTGATGGACGATCCGCTCAGTGCCGTGGATGCTCACGTGGGTCGCCATTTGTTCGACATTTGTATAGGTCCTCGAGGACGGTTAGGCAAGCTGAAAACAACGAGGATATTGGTCACACATCAAGTGCACTTCCTCAAAGAAGCCGATTGGGTGATAGTAATGAATGAG GGTAAAATAACAATACAGGGAACACCGTACGACCTTTCGCAAAACGGAATAGACTTTGTAGAGTTACTGGAGAAGCTCGAAGAAGAAGCCGGAGATGGTGAAAGTTCAATCATGACGTCGGATAGAAGAAGTCGCCGCGGATCACGTGCCTCGTCCAGATCCATTGCCTCTTCGCAACACTCGCTGGAAGATCTCGCGGAAGATGAACAGCACGAAAAGAGAGAAAAGGATAAATCCAAATCACCGGAAGCTGATCAGAACATGGAAATGAGTTCCAAAGGAACTGTACAGGGATCGGTTCTGCTCAACTACGTTCGCTGCGGTGCAAATCCTGTGATATTGCTTGGTCTGTTGATACTGTTTTTGGGTACACAGCTGGCAGCTAGCGGAGCCGATTTCTGGGTTGCGTTTTG GACATCCCAAGAAGAGCAACgtatatttttaagacaaaacaaCACTGATCACAGCGAACCAATCGAAAGAGCGAACAACTCCTCTATTCTAGAAGAAGCTCTATCGGAAATAGATTCCTCCAACGGATCCCTTCGAAGTACAGAGTTTTGCATGACAGTCCATGGAGCTCTAGTGATAAGCATCTTTCTAATAGCAATCTCACG ATCCATAAGCTTCTACCGAACGTCGGTACGGGCATCGCAGAACCTGCACGACTCTATGTTCAAGGGATGCGTTTCGACTTCTATGCGCTTCTACGACACCAACCCGTCCGGACGTATTCTTAACCGATTCTCCAAGGATATGGGATCGGTCGATGAGCTGCTGCCGAAAGCAATTTTGGACGCAACGCAGATTATTCTCAACATGATTGGTACGATCATCGTCACCGTCGTTGTAAATCCGATGTTCCTCATTCCGTTGGCATTCCTGGGGGTGATATTTATCTACCTGCGGAAGATTTATCTCAAGACCTCGAAGAATGTTAAAAGGCTCGAGGGAATCA CACGTTCTCCAGTCTTTTCGCATCTAGCTGCGTCGCTAGCTGGTCTTCCAACGATTCGAGCCTTTGCTGCCCAAAATGAACTGATCAAAGAGTTTGACTCCCATCAAGACATCCATACGGCTGCCTTCTACATGTTCATCACCAGTAGCACGGCCTTCGGCTTTGCGTTAGATCTACTGTGTCTTATTTTCGTTCTGATCGTAGTGTTTAGTTTTCTCGTTTTGGATACAAACATCTTGGGAGACCGGGTAGGGTTAGCTATCACTCAAGCGATGGCCCTGACCGGTATGATGCAATGGGGTATTCGACAGAGCGCAGAAGTGGCCAACTTCATGATGTCTGTCGAACGTCTGCTCGAGTACCGTGACCTTCAACCGGAAAAGCAACCGGATCCGCCAAggattttgaacaaaggctggcCCGAAGCTGGTCGTATCCTGTTTAAGAATGTCTCCTACCGTTACTTTGAAGGCGGTAACCTAGTACTGAAAAACTTAAACTTCGAGATCAATCCAATGGAGAAAATTGGAATTGTGGGCCGAACTGGAGCTGGCAAATCTTCTCTAATAGGAGCACTATTTCGCTTGGCGCAAGTCGAAGGTGATATCCTGATCGACGGAGTAAACACAGGGGAAATTTCATTGGAGAATTTGAGATCGAAGATTTCAATCATTCCTCAAGATCCGGTTCTGTTCTCTGGAACCCTCCGGAGAAACTTGGATCCGTTTGAAGATTTCCCCGATACGGATCTTTGGAACGCGCTGGAGCAAGTCGAACTGAAGGAAATTGCCAACGGTCCGCTGGGTCTGCAGATGGCCGTTGCCGCTGGTGGATCAAATTTCAGCGTAGGACAGCGACAGCTGATCTGCCTGGCTCGTGCCATCTTGAGAAGCAATCGTGTGCTGGTACTGGACGAAGCTACGGCGAATGTGGATCCAAA CACCGACCGGCTGATCCAGGAGACAATCCGTATCAAGTTCGCCAACTGCACCGTGCTGACGATCGCCCATCGCCTAAACACCATCATGGACTCGGACCGGGTACTGGTGATGGATGCGGGCGAATCCATCGAGTTCGGAACGCCACACGATCTGCTCCAGATGCCGGTGGGTGTGTTCAAGGAAATGGTTCTGGCTACGGGACCGTCCGAGTCGGAGAGACTCATACAAATTGCCAAACAAAAACACGATGAAATCGAGGCCAGTGGGTAG